The following proteins come from a genomic window of Cronobacter malonaticus LMG 23826:
- a CDS encoding MBL fold hydrolase: MITLCNACGTSYQVDNARPQRCKICDDERQFVPVTGQQWVARDALLATHSNKWKQHTPDLFSIRTVPDFAIGQRAFLLRTPQGNILWDCVATLDDATKTLISALGGLMAIAISHPHFYTTMQDWAAAFNAPVYLHASDREWIMRDSPFIRLWEGDEMALAEDIRVIRLGGHFAGGCVLHDARGDGLLLTGDILQVTPGANSVSFMWSYPNMLPLPAATVRAMTDRLRGVTFSTLWGAFEGREITADASERVRRSGEKYVVCLNRAD, encoded by the coding sequence GTGATCACACTGTGTAACGCCTGCGGCACGTCATATCAGGTTGACAATGCCCGGCCACAGCGCTGCAAAATTTGCGACGATGAGCGGCAGTTTGTCCCGGTAACGGGGCAGCAATGGGTGGCGCGTGATGCGCTGCTGGCGACCCATTCCAATAAATGGAAGCAGCATACCCCGGATCTTTTCAGCATCCGGACGGTGCCGGATTTTGCGATTGGCCAGCGTGCGTTTCTGCTGCGTACCCCGCAGGGGAATATCCTCTGGGACTGCGTCGCCACGCTGGATGACGCCACAAAAACCCTGATTTCTGCGCTCGGTGGGCTGATGGCTATCGCCATTTCGCATCCGCACTTTTACACCACGATGCAGGACTGGGCGGCCGCTTTTAACGCGCCGGTGTATCTGCACGCCAGCGACCGCGAATGGATCATGCGCGACAGCCCATTTATCCGGCTGTGGGAGGGAGATGAAATGGCGCTTGCTGAGGATATTCGTGTGATTCGCCTCGGTGGGCATTTTGCCGGCGGCTGCGTGCTGCATGACGCGCGCGGCGATGGGCTGCTGCTGACTGGTGATATTTTGCAGGTGACACCGGGCGCGAACAGCGTCTCTTTTATGTGGAGTTACCCGAATATGCTGCCGCTCCCGGCAGCGACCGTCAGGGCAATGACCGACCGGCTCCGGGGCGTGACATTTTCGACGCTCTGGGGCGCGTTTGAAGGCCGTGAAATTACCGCCGACGCCAGCGAGCGGGTGCGCCGTTCGGGCGAAAAATATGTGGTTTGTCTGAATCGTGCGGATTAA
- a CDS encoding Exc2 family lipoprotein produces the protein MRRYGVVVVAVAALLAGCTTRTSPEMHARHYVLQGMESHDANLRVDKAGSIAALLPAFTSVYNQGKTDKAQGRDVAWAERQAKAYRADAGGMQTTSEFANHRGQFLDDNSSPREKWMLGDDLAQTYLDGFYGR, from the coding sequence ATGAGGCGTTATGGAGTGGTAGTGGTGGCTGTGGCTGCGCTGTTAGCAGGATGTACGACCAGAACGTCGCCGGAAATGCACGCGCGCCACTATGTGCTGCAGGGAATGGAGTCGCACGACGCGAATTTAAGGGTTGATAAAGCAGGCAGCATCGCCGCGCTTTTGCCTGCATTTACCAGTGTTTATAACCAGGGCAAAACGGATAAAGCGCAGGGGCGCGACGTCGCTTGGGCAGAGCGCCAGGCGAAGGCTTACCGTGCTGATGCCGGCGGTATGCAGACCACCAGTGAATTTGCCAATCATCGCGGCCAGTTTCTCGATGACAACAGCAGCCCGCGCGAAAAATGGATGCTGGGTGACGATCTGGCGCAGACCTATCTGGACGGCTTTTACGGCCGGTGA
- a CDS encoding methyl-accepting chemotaxis protein — translation MIDQHLSKRRLKTKTLMLLSIFVTITAGFGITMGLLLWQSMSQQEYVAKKHLQQIAQTETLEVSRRLDSALTAARDVGISAWALHESGLNDRKGLEQLLISFLRAHDDFLSMSLTFEPNAFDASDATFAGQAGQDPKGRYARYVDRDSAGNPALHNLVDYETPGSGDYYVLPRQRQKDVIIEPYIYPYNGVDVMLTSIAAPIMRDGKFQGSVTSDFSLETLQKMVGAIKPWDGVGYALLLSADNKVISAPDKATIGKPYKGTVTGREVIRYDDPVLGEPAFITWNTIAVGNSGTPWKLAVVTPVSVVMAEAWQGLINALILMVLSIAVVSLVVALVFTRKVARPVGGEPLEAAEIALSVAHGNLNNVIPVQQGDTWSIFYALSTMQSRLREIVGDISDASHSVRAGSSEIAAGNTDLASRTEEQAAAIVETAASMEEISATVKNNAESASRAIVLTEHAKDIAGAGEALVDRVVHVMSQVDESSQKISDITSIIDSIAFQTNILALNAAVEAARAGEQGRGFAVVAGEVRTLASRSANAAKEISQLIAESTGRVGQGVTLVNETGSTMKQIIEAVTSVHLAINEIVRALDEQTRGVDQISVAVNQMDSVTQQNASLVQQVSAAAMSLEEQAKALETALAFFSTRQQMA, via the coding sequence ATGATCGATCAGCACCTTTCGAAAAGAAGGCTTAAGACCAAAACCCTGATGTTGTTATCGATTTTTGTCACGATAACGGCAGGCTTTGGCATCACAATGGGCTTACTGCTCTGGCAGTCGATGTCACAGCAGGAATATGTCGCGAAAAAACACCTGCAACAAATTGCGCAAACGGAAACCTTAGAGGTGAGCCGTCGTCTGGATTCGGCGTTAACAGCCGCACGCGACGTGGGGATCAGCGCCTGGGCGCTGCATGAATCCGGGCTTAACGATCGTAAAGGGCTGGAGCAGTTGTTAATCAGCTTTTTGCGCGCCCATGATGATTTCCTGTCGATGTCACTGACGTTTGAACCCAACGCCTTTGACGCAAGTGATGCCACGTTTGCAGGGCAGGCGGGCCAGGATCCCAAAGGGCGTTATGCGCGTTATGTGGACCGCGACAGTGCCGGTAACCCGGCGCTGCATAATCTGGTGGATTATGAAACGCCTGGCAGCGGCGACTATTATGTCCTCCCGCGCCAGCGCCAGAAAGATGTCATCATCGAGCCTTACATCTACCCGTACAACGGTGTGGACGTGATGCTGACCTCGATTGCCGCCCCGATTATGCGCGACGGCAAATTCCAGGGCTCGGTGACGTCTGATTTCTCTCTCGAAACGCTGCAAAAGATGGTAGGCGCTATCAAACCGTGGGATGGCGTCGGCTATGCGCTGCTGCTCTCGGCAGACAATAAAGTCATTTCCGCGCCGGATAAAGCGACCATCGGCAAGCCCTACAAAGGCACCGTGACGGGCCGCGAGGTGATCCGCTATGACGATCCGGTGCTGGGCGAACCGGCGTTTATCACCTGGAACACGATTGCCGTGGGCAACAGCGGCACGCCGTGGAAACTGGCGGTGGTCACGCCGGTCAGCGTGGTGATGGCCGAAGCCTGGCAGGGGCTTATCAATGCCCTCATTTTGATGGTGCTGAGCATCGCGGTCGTGAGCCTGGTGGTGGCGCTGGTATTTACCCGCAAAGTGGCGCGACCGGTGGGCGGCGAGCCGCTGGAGGCAGCCGAAATTGCGCTCTCTGTGGCGCATGGCAACCTGAATAATGTCATTCCGGTGCAGCAGGGCGATACCTGGAGCATCTTTTATGCGTTAAGCACCATGCAGTCGCGGCTGCGTGAGATCGTCGGCGATATCAGCGACGCCAGCCACTCTGTTCGCGCCGGCAGCAGCGAAATCGCGGCGGGCAATACCGATCTGGCCTCCCGCACCGAAGAGCAGGCGGCGGCGATTGTCGAGACGGCGGCCAGCATGGAGGAAATTTCCGCGACGGTGAAAAACAACGCCGAGAGCGCGTCGCGCGCTATTGTGCTGACGGAGCACGCGAAGGATATCGCCGGTGCGGGCGAAGCACTGGTCGATCGCGTGGTGCATGTAATGTCGCAGGTGGATGAAAGCTCGCAGAAAATCAGCGACATCACCAGCATCATCGACAGCATCGCCTTCCAGACTAACATCCTGGCGCTGAACGCGGCCGTGGAAGCGGCGCGCGCCGGTGAACAGGGGCGCGGTTTCGCTGTCGTGGCCGGTGAGGTACGAACGCTCGCGAGCCGCAGCGCCAACGCGGCGAAGGAGATTTCACAGCTCATCGCAGAATCGACCGGGCGCGTCGGGCAGGGCGTGACGCTGGTCAATGAAACCGGCTCGACGATGAAACAGATCATTGAGGCCGTTACCAGCGTTCATCTTGCTATCAATGAAATCGTACGGGCGCTGGATGAGCAAACTCGCGGCGTGGATCAGATAAGCGTGGCGGTGAACCAGATGGACAGCGTGACGCAGCAGAACGCCTCTCTGGTGCAGCAGGTTTCCGCCGCGGCGATGTCGCTTGAAGAGCAGGCGAAAGCGCTGGAGACCGCACTGGCGTTCTTCAGTACCCGTCAGCAGATGGCCTGA
- a CDS encoding AAA family ATPase — protein sequence MTPPNNLFTIEPQHDRKAFYSQLKESGIHASDLMGMLASGNIPDVMYRETEILSALAILSCRNTNSLVVSGNEGVGKSCFVRNLSRYLSQIQPGCHLAEINMVSLFAGNASEEETEKKLAFAVALAERHKVILYLDGTHAFTADNDEMSPGMRVLTLLKPYLITPFRCIISAPCEAVEKLKNDATYKKRFRYITLCSLNGMQKKNVILHRFGHLPFIEDALAESGGETRELHQLIENIDYLQALERVKAKLEFAEV from the coding sequence ATGACACCACCTAACAATTTGTTCACCATTGAGCCACAACATGACAGGAAGGCGTTTTATTCCCAGTTAAAAGAAAGTGGTATTCATGCCAGCGATCTGATGGGAATGCTCGCCAGCGGGAATATCCCGGATGTCATGTATCGTGAAACGGAAATCCTTTCTGCTCTGGCAATTTTATCCTGCCGCAATACCAACAGTCTTGTCGTCTCCGGCAATGAGGGCGTCGGCAAGTCCTGTTTTGTCCGTAATCTCTCGCGTTACCTGTCGCAGATCCAGCCAGGCTGCCATCTGGCTGAAATTAATATGGTGTCGCTGTTTGCCGGGAATGCCAGTGAGGAAGAGACAGAGAAAAAGCTGGCGTTTGCCGTGGCGCTGGCCGAGCGGCATAAAGTCATTCTGTACCTGGACGGCACGCATGCGTTCACGGCGGACAATGACGAGATGTCGCCAGGGATGCGCGTTCTCACCTTGCTTAAGCCGTATCTGATAACGCCATTCCGCTGCATTATTTCCGCGCCGTGCGAGGCTGTGGAAAAACTCAAAAATGATGCCACCTATAAAAAGCGCTTCCGCTATATCACGCTTTGTTCGCTGAACGGGATGCAAAAGAAAAACGTGATCTTACATCGTTTTGGTCATTTGCCGTTTATTGAAGATGCGCTGGCGGAGTCAGGCGGAGAAACGCGAGAATTACACCAGCTTATTGAGAATATCGATTATCTTCAGGCGCTTGAACGCGTAAAAGCGAAGCTGGAATTTGCTGAGGTTTGA
- a CDS encoding glutathione S-transferase family protein: protein MIVYTYPRSRSLRVLWTLEELGVPYESIKADILCDAPTVPSPHPHGKVPFLTDGDVSISETLAICTWLCEKQPATALFPADPARRAAINSWISFALTDLESPVWNLLKQMIFVPEAQRSAALTHYFKTEAAKAVAMVDLADNAPWITGNDFTLADIFMSHTLFWAKLGGITLGETLENYVNRAFSRPAFTQAQLRNNQ, encoded by the coding sequence GTGATTGTTTATACTTATCCCAGGAGCCGCTCGCTCAGGGTGCTCTGGACGCTTGAAGAACTGGGCGTGCCGTATGAGTCCATCAAAGCCGATATTCTTTGCGACGCCCCGACGGTACCGTCGCCGCATCCACACGGTAAAGTCCCGTTTTTGACAGATGGCGACGTTTCTATCTCCGAGACGCTGGCCATCTGCACATGGCTTTGCGAAAAACAGCCTGCCACCGCGCTCTTTCCCGCCGATCCCGCCCGACGCGCCGCGATAAACAGCTGGATCAGTTTCGCCTTAACGGATCTGGAATCGCCGGTATGGAATTTACTTAAACAGATGATTTTTGTGCCGGAAGCGCAGCGGTCCGCCGCACTGACACATTATTTCAAAACCGAAGCCGCGAAAGCAGTGGCGATGGTGGATTTGGCGGACAACGCGCCGTGGATAACGGGCAACGATTTTACGCTGGCCGATATTTTTATGTCGCATACGCTTTTCTGGGCAAAACTGGGCGGTATTACGCTTGGCGAGACGCTCGAAAATTACGTGAATCGCGCCTTTTCCCGCCCCGCGTTTACCCAGGCCCAGTTGCGAAATAACCAGTGA